In the Bacillota bacterium genome, GTGGTGGCCCTGCTTCCGGGCAGTCGCTTTCAGGAAATCCAGACGCTTTACCCGGTCATGGTCCGGGCGGCGCAGGCTATCCACGCTGCCCGCCCGGACGTGCGCTTTGTCGCCTCCGTGGCACCGGGGATCGATTCTGGACTTCTCGTGGCCGCCGGCGGCGTGGCGCACCGGGAACTGGGCATCCGGCTGGTCGGGGGCGGCATATGGCGGTCGCTGGCCGTCGCCGAGACGGCGGTGGTGGCCGCGGGCACGGCTGCGCTGCAGGCTGCGCTGTGGCAGGTACCGATGGTAGTCGTCTACAGGGTTTCCGAGGCGACTTACTGGCTGGCGAAGCGGCTCGTTCGCGTCTCACACGTTTCGCTGCCCAACATTGTGGCCGGCCGTCCGGTGGTAGAGGAACTGTTGCAGCACGACGCACGCCCCGAGCGGGTGGCGCAAGCGCTTCTGGACCGTCTCGAACGCCCGGACCGGCTCGCTTCGGAGCGGCAGGAACTTTCCGAGGTCCGCCGGCGCCTGGGGGAGCCGGGCGCCGCGCGCCGGGCCGCCCGGGTCGTGCTGGAGGTGGCGGGCCGGTGAGCTGGGCGGAGCGAACGGGCGGTGCGGCGCCGGGCGGGCGGCAGGAGCCGGCGGACCTCATCGTGACCGCCAACGGCCCGGGGGAGATCTCCGGGTGGCTGTTCCCCGTGGCGGCGGAGCTACGGCGCCGGCTTGCGGCAAGCACGCACCGGGTGCGGCTGTTCGCCTGGGCGCCGCCGTGCAACTTCGCCTCGGGCAGGGAACTCGACGCCCTGCGGGCGCTCGGGCCGTGGGACGGGGTGTTTGGACCGTCGGATATGTGGCGGTTCCTGCTCCGAGGTGTGCCGCCGCCAGGGTACCGGCCCGCGGGGCGGGGGCTCGTGCTGTTCCTTGGCGGAGACCTCTTTTACGCGGCGGCCGCGGCGCGGCGGCTGCGCTACCCTGCGCTGGCGTACACCGAAGGGCGCGCCCGGTGGTTTTGGGCATACCAGCGCTTCTTCGTGCCGGATGAGGGGGCGGCCCGCCGGGCACGGGCGATGGGCGCCCCGGACGGCCGGGTCGAGGTGGTCGGCGACCTGGTGGTGGATGCGGTCCTGTCCAGGGTCGGCGCGGTTTCCAGAGCCGGGCAGGCGTCAAATGCGGGCACCGGCGGGCCTCTGACGGTCGGCCTGTTTGCGGGGAGCCGGGATTATGAGGTACGCTGGGTCCTGCCGATGATGCTGCGGGCGGCAGCCATCGTAAAAGAGCGCCTGCGCGAGCCGGTTCGCTTCGTGGCGGTGCGCTCGCCCTTCAGTTCGCAAACGGCAGTCCAGGAGGGCCTCGAGGAGGCAGCTACGGCCATCGCAAGCTCGATAGAGTGGGTGGCAGGCGAAGACTGGACAGGGGTCCGGCGAAGCGAGGCCATGGCGCGGTGCGACGTGGCCATCTCCGTGCCCGGCACGGTAACCGCGGAGCTGGGCGCCCTGGGGGTGCCGACCGTCACCATCCTGCCCCTGCACCGCGCCGAACTGGTGCCCCTTGAAGGCGTGCCGGGGCTCATCGGATCGATTCCATTCGTGGGTCCCCGCCTCAAGGCCGGCATCGTGCGGCGCGGGGCCTCGCGGATCGGGCCGATCTCCATCCCGTCACGCAGGGCCGGCCGGATGATAGGCCCGCAGATCGTGGGCCAGTTCGGCCCGGAGGCAGTGGCGCAGGAGGCCATGGCGCTGCTGCAGGACGCCGCGCGGCGCAGGGCCCTGAGCGGCGCCCTTCGCCAGGCCATGGGGCCGCCGGGGGCGGCCCGGCGTATCGCAAACGAGGTGCTTTCGCGGCTCGGGGTGGGGGGGGCTGCCGCGCCATGACCGGCGCCGGCAGGGGCCTTCCGGGCGGCGCCGCGCTCGGCCTGACCCGAGGCCGGCGGCTGATTACCCGGGAGATCCTCAAGTACGGCGCGCCGCTCACCGGCGGCGTGCTCTGTTTGGCCGTGACCGTGGCCGGCACGCTTCTGCTGCCCATGGTGGTGGGCCGCGGCCTCTTCGACGAGGTGCTGTCGGGCAAGGATCTGGCGGCGCTTTACCGGGTCCTCCTGATCACGGTGGCCATCTACGTGTTGAAGGGCCTGGCGCAGTTCGGCGCGACTTACCTCATCGCCTATGCAGGCCAGCGCGCCGTGGCGGACCTGCGGGCGCGCCTGCACGACCACCTGCAGAGGCTGTCAGTCGGCTACCTGCAGCGCCAGCGCGTTGGCGACCAGGTCTCCCGCATCACCTCCGACCTGACGCTCATCCAGGCCGCTCTGAGCCCGGGCCTTGCCGAGCTGGTCCAGAACGCCGCGATGCTCCTCGGCACCACCGCCGTGGTCTTCTACGTCCACTGGCGCCTGGCGCTGGTGGCGTTTCTCGTGCTACCCCTGGCCGGCCTGGCGGTGGAAGCTTACGGGCGGCTGATCCGCCGCTACACGAAAGAAGCCCAGGAGCGCGTCGCCGACGTGGCGGGGATTTTGCACGAGAGCCTGAGCGCCATCCGGGTCGTCAAGGCGTTCACGCTGGAGGAGCAGCAGCGCCGGCGGTTCCAGGCGTCCAACGAACGGCAGTTCAGCGCCGCCATGAAGTCCGCGCAGATGATGGCAGCCGCGTTCCCCGTGGTGGAGCTGTTGATGCTGGCCTCGATGGCCGCGGTGGTGTACGTGGGCGCGGTCGAGGTGCTGGCCGGGCACCTCACCACGGGTGAACTGGTGGCGTTCCTATCCTACCTGGGCCTCGTGACCGGGCCAGTCTCCAGCATCGGCCGCGTCTACACCCAGATGCAGCAGGGGGTCGCCGCCGCGGACCGGGCCGCCGAGATCCTGGCCCAGGTGCCGGAGGCCGCCGACCTGCCGGGCGCCGTTCCGCTCGACCCGGCCGAGGTGAGGGGGGCCATCGCCTTTCACGGCGTGAGCTTCCGCTACGAGGACGCCGAGGTTGAGGCGCTTCACCACATCGACCTGAACGTCGAGCCGGGCCAGGTGGTGGCCATCGTCGGGCCCAGCGGAGCGGGCAAGACCACGTTGGTCAGCCTCTTGCCGCGCTTTTTCGACCCCACCGAGGGGCGCATCACCCTGGACGGCCGTGACCTGCGGTCCATCCGGCTCGGTTCGCTGCGGCGGCTGGTGGCCGTGGTCCCGCAGGAGACGGTGCTGTTCCGCCTGACGGTGGCGGAGAACATCGCCGTGGGGTTCCCCGGGGCCACCCGCCGCCAGATCGAAGAGGCAGCCCGCATGGCCAACGCGGCCCCGTTCATCGAGAAGCTGCCCGAGGGCTACGACACGCTTTTGGGGGACCTGGGAGCGGGGCTGTCGGGCGGCGAGCGCCAGCGCCTGGCCATCGCCCGGGCCATGCTGCGAAACCCCCGGGTGCTGATCCTGGACGAGGCGACGAGTTCGCTTGACGCCGAATCGGAGGCGCTGGTCCAGGAGGCGCTGGCGCGCCTGATGCAGGGCCGCACCACTTTCATCGTGGCCCACCGGTTATCGACCGTCAGCCGGGCCGATCTCATCGTGGCCATGGACCAGGGCCGCATCGTGGAGTGCGGCACGCACGAGGAACTGCTGCGCCGGGGCGGCCTCTACTCCCGGCTGTACCGGCTCCAGACCGTTCCCGCGTAAGGGGGCTCAGGACCCATCACCCCGCAGACGAGCAGACGGGGCCGGCGCCGGGCGGTGGTTACCGGCGGCGCGGGCTTCATCGGTTCCCACGTGGTAGAGGCGCTGATGGCCGAGGGCTGGAGCGTAGGCGTCGTGGACGACCTGTCGTCGGGGCGCCCGGAGAACGTCCCGGCGGGCGTCGAGCTGGTCCAGGCCGACGTGCGCAGCCCCGAAGCGCGGGACTTCTTCTTTCGCTTCAAGCCGGAAGCGGTGGCACACCTGGCGGCGCAGGTCAGCGTGGCGAAAAGCGTCACTGACCCCGGGCTGGATGCGGCCATCAACATCGAGGGGACCTTGGCGGTGGCCGCAGCGTGCCGGGAGGCCGGCGTGAGCCGGCTCGTCCTGGCCTCGTCGGCGGCCGTGTACGGGGCCCCGGCGTACCTTCCCGTGGACGAGGCCCACCCCACGGTGCCGCTCTCCCCATACGGGGTCTCCAAGCTCGCTGCCGAGCATTACGTGCGGGTGCTCTCCGAACTGGCCGGCGCTTCGTGGGTCGTGCTGCGCTACGGCAACGTCTACGGTCCCCGGCAGGATGCGTTGGGCGAGGCCGGGGTGGTGGCCGTCTTCGTGAGCAAGCTGGTGGCCGGCGAGGCGTTCCCGGTTCACGGAGACGGACAGCAGAGCCGGGACTTCGTCTACGTGCAGGACGCGGCGGCGGCGACAGCACGCGCCATGGCCGTGGAGGCCGCCGGCGGCAACGTGCTCAACGTGGCCGCGGGCAGTGCGACAACCGTCCTGGAGCTGGCACGGGCGCTTTGGGCCGCAGCCGGGCGAAGCGGTCAGCCGCGCCTTGCGTTTGGGGAGGTGCGGCCCGGAGACATACGCCAAAGCCGCCTGGATCCGGGGCGCGCCGAGAGGGTGCTGGGGTGGCGCCCGGCCGTCGGCCTCGAGGCCGGGCTGAGGCAGACGCTTCTCTGGTGGCAGAAGGTGAGCGCCGTGCGGGAGGGCGCCGGGTGAACACGCCCATCCTGGCCGCCCGCAACCTGGTCAAGCGCTATGGCGGGCGCCCCGTGGTGGACGGGGTCAGCCTGGAGGTCCGCGGCGGCGAGGTGGTGGGGCTCCTCGGGCCCAACGGCGCCGGCAAGACCACCACGTTTTACCTGATGGTAGGCCTGGTGCGGCCGGACGGCGGGGAGATTCTGCTGGACGGCCGGGAGATTACCCGGCTGCCTGTCTACAGGCGCAGCCGTCTGGGTCTGGCCTACCTGGCCCAGGAACCCTCCGTCTTCCGGCGGCTGACGGTCGAACAGAACGTGGAGGCCGTCCTGGAACTCACTGCTCTGAGCCGCCAGGAGATCCGCGCCCGCACCGCCCAACTCCTGACCCAATTCTCGCTG is a window encoding:
- a CDS encoding ABC transporter ATP-binding protein, which encodes MTGAGRGLPGGAALGLTRGRRLITREILKYGAPLTGGVLCLAVTVAGTLLLPMVVGRGLFDEVLSGKDLAALYRVLLITVAIYVLKGLAQFGATYLIAYAGQRAVADLRARLHDHLQRLSVGYLQRQRVGDQVSRITSDLTLIQAALSPGLAELVQNAAMLLGTTAVVFYVHWRLALVAFLVLPLAGLAVEAYGRLIRRYTKEAQERVADVAGILHESLSAIRVVKAFTLEEQQRRRFQASNERQFSAAMKSAQMMAAAFPVVELLMLASMAAVVYVGAVEVLAGHLTTGELVAFLSYLGLVTGPVSSIGRVYTQMQQGVAAADRAAEILAQVPEAADLPGAVPLDPAEVRGAIAFHGVSFRYEDAEVEALHHIDLNVEPGQVVAIVGPSGAGKTTLVSLLPRFFDPTEGRITLDGRDLRSIRLGSLRRLVAVVPQETVLFRLTVAENIAVGFPGATRRQIEEAARMANAAPFIEKLPEGYDTLLGDLGAGLSGGERQRLAIARAMLRNPRVLILDEATSSLDAESEALVQEALARLMQGRTTFIVAHRLSTVSRADLIVAMDQGRIVECGTHEELLRRGGLYSRLYRLQTVPA
- a CDS encoding NAD-dependent epimerase/dehydratase family protein; the protein is MVTGGAGFIGSHVVEALMAEGWSVGVVDDLSSGRPENVPAGVELVQADVRSPEARDFFFRFKPEAVAHLAAQVSVAKSVTDPGLDAAINIEGTLAVAAACREAGVSRLVLASSAAVYGAPAYLPVDEAHPTVPLSPYGVSKLAAEHYVRVLSELAGASWVVLRYGNVYGPRQDALGEAGVVAVFVSKLVAGEAFPVHGDGQQSRDFVYVQDAAAATARAMAVEAAGGNVLNVAAGSATTVLELARALWAAAGRSGQPRLAFGEVRPGDIRQSRLDPGRAERVLGWRPAVGLEAGLRQTLLWWQKVSAVREGAG
- the lptB gene encoding LPS export ABC transporter ATP-binding protein, encoding MNTPILAARNLVKRYGGRPVVDGVSLEVRGGEVVGLLGPNGAGKTTTFYLMVGLVRPDGGEILLDGREITRLPVYRRSRLGLAYLAQEPSVFRRLTVEQNVEAVLELTALSRQEIRARTAQLLTQFSLAKLRHHRAASLSGGERRRTEIARALALRPRFLLLDEPFTGVDPIAVADLQHIVRALVEQGIGVLITDHNVRETLAITDRAYIIHQGRILVAGPFEEIARDELARRYYFGESFSM